ACCTGCATCGCGGAGCCGACTTTCACACGTTGATCGTCCATGCGCAGAGTCGCTCCACCCGACGAGGCGCTGGGTCCATCGCCCAGCTACTCGACCGCCACGCGCACTCGCCGCGGCGGATCCTGAGCCTCGACGGCATGGACACCGGGGATCCGCGCAAGCGAGCCGGGATGCTGCTGCGCGCAGAGATGGACCGCGATGAGTCGGAGCGGATCTCGGCACGCGTAAGCCGTACCAAGCGATATCGGCGCGCGGAAGGACGGTGGCTAGGCGGTAAGCCGCCTTTCGGACTACGCATCGTCGCAGGTCACCTCGAGCCCGATCCGGTGACACATCCCGTGGCTCGAAGGATTGCCGACGCTCTGCTCGACGGACAGACGCTTTACGGGGTGTGCGCTTGGCTCAATGCCGAACGCATCCCGGCGCCGTCCGATCCGGTATGGCGCGGAGGGGCGCACGAAGGCAGGCGCTGGCGAATCGGCTCGCTTTCGGCTCTCGTCCGGACGCCTGGGTTCGCGGGACTCCAGAGCATCCGCGTGCGCGCTCTCCGGGAGGATGGAACTCCAGAGAGGTGGCCCGCCTCCGCGGAGGTCTTCCTGGACGGAGACGGGGTCCCCGTCTCGGTGGGCACAGGCGTGATCACCCCCGACGAACGCTCTCGCATCCTGAAAGGGCTTGAGCGCCGGACGGCCGTCTCTGGCGGGTCGACTCCCGCTGAGGCCGAGCGCCGCAGCGCACGGTCGTTCTCGCTCCTGCGGGGCTTGCTTCGCTGTGCATCCTGCGGAACGG
The sequence above is a segment of the Cellulomonas fimi genome. Coding sequences within it:
- a CDS encoding recombinase family protein → MLTNGSAAEACALYLRRSARNDVGMNRSLEEQELETRAYAGRLGLTVVRVYAEREGASASIQSDDARPAWDAALADLHRGADFHTLIVHAQSRSTRRGAGSIAQLLDRHAHSPRRILSLDGMDTGDPRKRAGMLLRAEMDRDESERISARVSRTKRYRRAEGRWLGGKPPFGLRIVAGHLEPDPVTHPVARRIADALLDGQTLYGVCAWLNAERIPAPSDPVWRGGAHEGRRWRIGSLSALVRTPGFAGLQSIRVRALREDGTPERWPASAEVFLDGDGVPVSVGTGVITPDERSRILKGLERRTAVSGGSTPAEAERRSARSFSLLRGLLRCASCGTAATVVGAGRHASYRCGDAAQGPGRCDGFSALRAPLEAHVARSVMARLALLEAHGAQIGAAG